One segment of Salvelinus alpinus chromosome 1, SLU_Salpinus.1, whole genome shotgun sequence DNA contains the following:
- the LOC139575932 gene encoding serotonin N-acetyltransferase-like has product MSLVGALPFLKPRLSPSVSPGRQRRHTLPASEFRPLNTQDAISVFEIEKEAFISVSGDCPLHLDEVRHFLTLCPELSMGWFEEGRLVAFIIGSQWDQDRLTLDALTLHKPKGSTVHIHVLAVHRTFRQQGKGPILMWRYLQYLRCLPYVRRAVLMCEDFLVPFYQKSGFKVQGRCSITVASLTFTEMQYPVRGHALMRRNSEAIGFPQTVLLLEEQTQRLESVLLLEEQTQRLESVLLLEEPIQRSESALLLEEQTQRTEPEPADV; this is encoded by the exons ATGTCACTAGTGGGCGCCCTGCCTTTCCTGAAACCGCGCCTATCCCCTTCTGTTTCTCCTGGGCGCCAAAGAAGACACACACTGCCAGCAAGCGAGTTCCGACCGCTCAACACGCAAGATGCCATCAGCGTGTTCGAAATCGAGAAAGAGG CCTTTATCTCTGTGTCAGGAGACTGCCCGCTTCACCTTGATGAGGTGCGTCATTTCCTCACGCTGTGTCCAGAGCTGTCCATGGGCTGGTTTGAGGAGGGGAGACTAGTAGCCTTCATCATTGGGTCCCAATGGGACCAGGACAGACTCACCCTA GACGCCCTAACTCTTCACAAGCCCAAAGGTTCCACAGTTCATATCCATGTGCTGGCGGTCCACCGGACCTTCCGGCAGCAGGGCAAGGGCCCTATCCTGATGTGGCGCTACCTGCAGTACCTACGCTGCCTGCCCTATGTGCGCCGTGCAGTGCTCATGTGCGAGGACTTCCTGGTTCCCTTCTACCAGAAGTCTGGCTTCAAGGTGCAGGGCCGCTGTTCCATCACGGTGGCATCACTGACCTTCACAGAGATGCAGTACCCTGTGAGGGGCCATGCCCTGATGCGGCGCAACAGTGAAGCTATTGGTTTTCCTCAGACTGTGTTATTATTGGAGGAACAGACTCAGAGGCTTGAGTCTGTGTTATTATTGGAGGAACAGACTCAGAGGCTTGAGTCTGTGTTATTATTGGAGGAACCGATTCAGAGGAGTGAGTCTGCATTGTTATTGGAGGAACAGACTCAGAGGACTGAGCCTGAGCCTGCTGATGTGTAA
- the LOC139575927 gene encoding sphingosine kinase 1-like, with product MDNDIAEPDPSRQRNGVVEGLYGEFTDSLNAKVRYSVSLTESALTIQKIPSSPGQDELVFHLADCLGCRAYKVEDEADVGAFFTAYFYPFKRRWISTGMARQKVEQCFRVALVQDPLTNLQEAERWARAIREASIRQIPRRHDVKYYEVRRPCRVMVLVNPQSGRGQALQLFSGQIEPMLTEASVPYTLVITEHQNHARDLVRETDLSQWDALVILSGDGLLFEVLNGLLEREDWEEAIQTPLGILPGGSGNALAASVHHYTKSPPAWGKELLLSCGFLLCKGLVTRLDLVSVHLASSQRIFSFLSLAWGFVADVDIESEKYRLVGPMRFLVGTLMRLASLKVYQGRLAYLPAPPFTPQNSSLCSSLPCGPNSSPNQNSRHNHSTNHSTNSNHNTAHNSSNIAITTMRTKPQPVNQKGPPDSLLVDLEQPLPEHWTVVNEEEFVLVLAMFQSHLAEDLFAAPGATADDGFIHLLYVRAGISRLALLTLFMTMEKGGHLAIGCPHLVYERVKAFRLEPLSPEGAITVDGEMVEYGPVQAQVHEGIARLISG from the exons ATGGATAACGACATCGCCGAACCAGACCCATCCCGTCAGCGCAATGGTGTCGTGGAAGGGCTTTATGGAGAATTCACGGACTCGCTCAACGCAAAGGTCAGATATTCTGTGAGTTTGACTGAGAGTGCTCTCACTATTCAAAAGATCCCATCGTCACCTGGACAGGATGAGTTGGTTTTCCATTTAGCTGACTGTCTTGGCTGCCGGGCTTATAAAGTGGAGGACGAAGCAGACGTTGGGGCGTTCTTTACAGCCTATTTCTACCCGTTCAAGAGGCGATGGATAAGCACAGGCATGGCCCGGCAGAAAGTAGAGCAGTGCTTTCGGGTCGCACTGGTCCAGGACCCTCTCACTAATCTTCAAGAGGCAGAGAGATGGGCGCGTGCCATCAGAGAGGCTTCTATCCGCCAGATACCCCGACGACATG atgTGAAGTACTATGAGGTACGGCGGCCCTGCAGGGTCATGGTTCTGGTGAACCCCCAGAGTGGGCGGGGCCAGGCTCTCCAGCTTTTCTCCGGGCAAATCGAGCCCATGCTCACCGAGGCTTCAGTCCCCTACACACTGGTCATCACTG AGCACCAGAACCATGCGAGGGACCTGGTGAGAGAGACTGATCTGTCACAGTGGGATGCTCTGGTCATCCTGTCAGGAGACGGGCTGCTGTTCGAG GTGTTGAATGGTCTtctggagagagaggactgggaggAGGCCATCCAGACCCCATTGGGCATCTTACCAGGGGGCTCGGGCAACGCCCTGGCAGCCTccgtccaccactacactaa GTCTCCCCCGGCCTGGGGTAAGGAGCTGCTGCTGAGCTGTGGCTTCCTGCTGTGTAAAGGCCTGGTGACTCGGCTGGACCTGGTCTCTGTCCACCTGGCCTCCAGCCAGCGcatcttctccttcctctccctggcCTGGGGCTTCGTGGCCGACGTCGACATTGAGAGCGAGAAGTACCGTCTCGTTGGCCCCATGCGATTCCTGGTTGGTACGCTGATGCGCCTGGCCTCCCTCAAGGTATATCAGGGTAGGTTGGCATACCTGCCTGCTCCTCCCTTCACACCCCAGaactcctctctctgctcctctctaccCTGTGGGCCCAACAGCTCCCCCAATCAGAACTCTCGCCACAACCACAGCACAAACCACAGCACAAACTCCAACCACAACACCGCCCACAACTCCTCCAACATTGCCATCACAACCATGAGGACCAAGCCCCAACCAGTCAACCAGAAGGGGCCTCCTGACTCGCTCCTAGTAGACCTGGAGCAGCCGTTGCCTGAGCATTGGACAGTAGTGAATGAGGAAGAATTTGTACTGGTATTGGCCATGTTCCAGTCCCACCTGGCTGAGGACCTGTTTGCCGCCCCTGGGGCCACAGCAGACGACGGCTTCATCCATCTGTTGTATGTGCGTGCAGGCATCTCCAGACTAGCCCTGCTCACACTCTTCATGACCATGGAGAAGGGGGGCCACCTGGCTATTGGCTGCCCACACCTTGTGTATGAGAGGGTGAAGGCCTTTCGCCTGGAGCCTCTGTCCCCCGAGGGAGCGATCACTGTGGACGGGGAGATGGTGGAGTACGGGCCAGTACAGGCCCAGGTTCATGAAGGAATTGCCAGGCTCATCTCAGGCTGA